A region of the candidate division WOR-1 bacterium RIFOXYB2_FULL_36_35 genome:
TGAAATTGATATTCCAGGTTTTTTGAGATTTATCGTGCAAGGGAATTTTGAGGCGGCAGTCAAAAAAATAAAAGAGACAAATGCTTTGCCTGCTGTTTGTGGTAGAGTGTGTCCCCAAGAGGAACAGTGCGAGCTTAAGTGTATTCTTGGAGTAAAGGGAGAATCTGTTGGGATAGGGAATCTCGAGAGGTTTGTGGCTGATTGGGAGAGAGAAAATGTCAAGGCAAAGCAAATAAGCCTTTCTAAAGGAGCAAAGGATGAAATAGCCGTTGTTGGGTCGGGACCGGCGGGGCTTACGTGTGCCGGAGATTTGGCAAGGCTTGGTTATAAAGTGACTATTTTTGAATCACTTCATGTTACAGGAGGAGTTTTGACTTACGGGATTCCTGAATTTCGTCTACCTAAGAAAATTGTAGAACTGGAAATTGATTATATAAAAAGCTTAGGTGTCGAAATTAAAACAGACATGTTGATTGGTAATGTTTATTCAATAGAAGAACTTTTGAAGAAATATAAAGCTATTTTTATAGGTTCCGGGGCAGGGCTCCCTAAGTTTATGAAAATTCCAGGAGAGAATCTGGACGGAGTCTATTCTGCCAATGAATATCTTTTTAGGGTAAACATGATGAAGGCGTGGAAATTTCCGGAATATCTAACGCCGATAAAAATTGGCAAAAAAGTTGCAGTTGTTGGGGGGGGGAATGTTGCAATGGATGCAGCTAGAGTCTCTTTGCGACTTGGCGCAGAAGAGGTTTATATAGTTTACCGGAGGAGTCAAGAGCAGATGCCGGCAAGAAAAGAAGAAATTCATAGGGCGGTGGAGGAGGGCATTATTTTTAAAAATTTGACACTTCCTATAGCTTATTATGCTGATGAAAATGGGTGGGTTAAAGAAGTAGAATGTATTCAAATGGAGCTTTTCGAACCTGACTCTTCGGGAAGAAGGAGACCTGTTCCGATTAAGGAATCAAACTTTAAAATCTCAGTTGAAACTGTTATTGTTGCTATTGGAAATTCTCCAAACCCCTTAATCCCTTATAGGACTCCTGACTTGAAAACAGAATCGTGGGGTGGTGTTGTTATTACAGAAGAAGGAGCTACTTCTATTTTAGGGGTTTTTGCTGGTGGGGATATTGTTCGTGGCGCGGCAACTGTTATCTCTGCTATGGGAGACGGGAAAAGAGCGGCAAAGGCGATACATAAAAAACTTTCTTTTGGTGAGGGGATTATTTAAAATTTTCCTGAATAATTTTGTTTATCTCTTCTTGTTTTAACATTAAAACACTTCCTGCCCAATTATTTGCTGGTTCTCCATGAATCATATGAGTTGAAATGTTTTCATACGGTATTGTTCGAAAACTGTTAATAAGCAAAATGAATTCTTGTAATGATAAATCGCTCTTTACATTATTGCGTATAACTTCGATTATGAATGGCGCTTTTATTGTGGAGATAGGATTCATAATTTGTTTTGCCAAAGCCCTTAGAAAATTTTGTTGTCTTTGTATTCTTCCGATATCTCCAATTGCATCATGTCTAAATCGTATGTACTCATTTACTTCTTCTCCTGAAAGTTTTTGATATCCTTTTTTTAAGTTTATATAAAGATTTTGGGCTTTATCTGTATAGTATAAATCTTTTTCCACGTCTACCCATATCCCCCCTAAAATATCCACTAATTTGATGATCCCTTTTGTGTTTATTAATATGAATTTATCAATTTTTGCGTTTGTCATTTTTTCTACAGTCTCTTTTGTTAGCTTTGTGCCGCCCAAAGCAAAAGAGGCGTTTATTTTATTATAACCATAACCTGGTATGTTTACATAAGAATCTCTGGGAATAGAAACAATACTTGCTTTTGATTTTGCCGGATCATAATGGATTAAAAGTATTGAGTCGGATCTCCCGTTAACAGTTAAATCTGCCTTGCCGGTTTCTGCTATAAAAGTTATATCGGTTCCTAGCACCAAGATGTTTAAGGGGTGGTCGATAACTCCAAGCTTGAATAAAAATGGAATTTTCGATGGCAGAAAGATATTTATATGAAAATATATTATGCCTAAAACAAGGATAAGAAGAGCGAGCAGCCTTAAAAAATCAATTTTATTCTTTTCATTTTTCATTTTTAATATAACCTATTGGTATTATGTACAATGGTTCATTCTGAGGTGGCAAGTCAAGGGCGCTTGAAATTACATCGTCCCAAAATGTTCCGACTGAGACTGATCCCAAACCTAAAGCAACTGCTTGAAGATGGATATTTTCTGCCGCATGCCC
Encoded here:
- a CDS encoding glutamate synthase (NADPH), homotetrameric: MVEKKNRQKMNERSNSERIKDFQEVPLGYTVDQAISEARRCIQCKNPQCVKGCPVEIDIPGFLRFIVQGNFEAAVKKIKETNALPAVCGRVCPQEEQCELKCILGVKGESVGIGNLERFVADWERENVKAKQISLSKGAKDEIAVVGSGPAGLTCAGDLARLGYKVTIFESLHVTGGVLTYGIPEFRLPKKIVELEIDYIKSLGVEIKTDMLIGNVYSIEELLKKYKAIFIGSGAGLPKFMKIPGENLDGVYSANEYLFRVNMMKAWKFPEYLTPIKIGKKVAVVGGGNVAMDAARVSLRLGAEEVYIVYRRSQEQMPARKEEIHRAVEEGIIFKNLTLPIAYYADENGWVKEVECIQMELFEPDSSGRRRPVPIKESNFKISVETVIVAIGNSPNPLIPYRTPDLKTESWGGVVITEEGATSILGVFAGGDIVRGAATVISAMGDGKRAAKAIHKKLSFGEGII